The following proteins come from a genomic window of Iamia sp. SCSIO 61187:
- a CDS encoding GNAT family N-acetyltransferase has product MTTIRRAAPGDAEPIARVWYEAWSDGHTGHVPDGLLAHRRPEHFARRAVDRVEQSWVAEIDGEVVGFVTVEGDELEQIFVLRRARGTGVATDLLRVGEDAIHAAGHEVAWLAVVAGNARARAFYERQGWVDAGEVAYEAGTDDGTFIVPCRRYESRQPGAPRR; this is encoded by the coding sequence GTGACGACGATCCGTCGGGCGGCACCGGGAGACGCCGAGCCCATCGCCCGCGTCTGGTACGAGGCGTGGAGCGACGGCCACACCGGGCACGTCCCCGACGGACTGCTGGCGCACCGTCGGCCCGAGCACTTCGCCCGGCGGGCCGTCGACCGGGTGGAGCAGAGCTGGGTCGCCGAGATCGACGGCGAGGTCGTCGGGTTCGTGACGGTCGAGGGCGACGAGCTCGAGCAGATCTTCGTCCTGCGCCGGGCCCGCGGCACCGGCGTGGCCACCGACCTCCTCCGCGTCGGGGAGGACGCCATCCACGCCGCCGGCCACGAGGTCGCATGGCTGGCCGTGGTGGCCGGGAACGCCCGGGCCCGGGCCTTCTACGAGCGCCAGGGCTGGGTCGACGCCGGCGAGGTGGCCTACGAGGCCGGGACCGACGACGGCACCTTCATCGTGCCCTGCCGCCGCTACGAGTCGCGTCAGCCCGGAGCGCCCCGGAGGTAG
- a CDS encoding AMP-binding protein — protein MHHATVWEAVADAAGDATALVQGDVRRSWRDFDDRAGRLASAFLAAGLGPGSKVGLMLYNAPEFMEGYFAALKIRAVPFNVNYRYVETELAYLLDDADAEVLVLHRSLRPHLGDVLEKLPALKLVLEVDDGGEHHPLAVGYEDAIAAHEPAARIERDPDDITLIYTGGTTGMPKGVMAPIGDTVQNLLATIPPLIGEAPCTTPGGAVALAVRAQEEGRPFVSLAAPPLMHNTAMGMAALPTLLFGGCLALLESRSLDLEELWDVVERERVASIIVVGDAFARPMLRALDERPDGRDLGSVTMLASAGAMFSTEVKEGLLRHLPGAAILDLIAASEGSMGMSISVAGNVAPTGTFVPGPGVKVFAEDDRAIEPGSDEPGIVALPGGAAGYFKDEAKTAATFRVIDGVRYTLPGDWATVAADGSLTLLGRGSQCINTAGEKVFPEEVEEVFKALPAVEDCLVFGVADERFGQRVAAVVAKTDDSVADEELVAAARSQLASYKLPRRIVTVATVPRMPSGKADYPAARTLFEAAP, from the coding sequence ATGCACCACGCCACCGTCTGGGAGGCGGTCGCCGACGCCGCCGGTGACGCCACCGCCCTGGTCCAGGGGGACGTCCGGCGATCGTGGCGGGACTTCGACGACCGGGCCGGCCGGCTGGCCTCGGCGTTCCTGGCCGCCGGGCTGGGGCCGGGCTCGAAGGTCGGGCTCATGCTCTACAACGCCCCCGAGTTCATGGAGGGCTACTTCGCGGCGCTGAAGATCCGGGCCGTCCCGTTCAACGTGAACTACCGCTACGTCGAGACCGAGCTCGCCTACCTGCTCGACGACGCCGACGCCGAGGTGCTCGTCCTGCACCGCAGCCTGCGGCCCCACCTCGGGGACGTGCTGGAGAAGCTGCCGGCGCTGAAGCTGGTGCTCGAGGTGGACGACGGCGGCGAGCACCACCCGCTCGCCGTCGGGTACGAGGACGCCATCGCCGCCCACGAGCCGGCGGCGCGCATCGAGCGCGACCCCGACGACATCACCCTGATCTACACCGGGGGGACCACCGGCATGCCCAAGGGCGTGATGGCCCCGATCGGCGACACCGTGCAGAACCTGCTCGCCACCATCCCGCCGCTCATCGGCGAGGCGCCGTGCACGACCCCGGGGGGCGCCGTCGCCCTCGCCGTGCGTGCCCAGGAGGAGGGGCGCCCGTTCGTGTCGCTCGCCGCCCCGCCGCTCATGCACAACACCGCCATGGGCATGGCCGCCCTCCCCACCCTCCTGTTCGGCGGGTGCCTGGCCCTGCTCGAGAGCCGGAGCCTCGACCTCGAGGAGCTGTGGGACGTGGTCGAGCGGGAGCGGGTGGCGTCGATCATCGTCGTCGGCGACGCCTTCGCCCGCCCCATGCTCCGCGCCCTCGACGAGCGCCCCGACGGGCGCGACCTGGGTTCGGTGACGATGCTGGCCTCGGCCGGCGCCATGTTCTCGACCGAGGTGAAGGAGGGCCTCCTGCGCCACCTGCCGGGCGCCGCCATCCTCGACCTCATCGCCGCCAGCGAGGGCTCGATGGGCATGTCGATCTCGGTCGCCGGCAACGTCGCCCCGACCGGCACCTTCGTGCCCGGGCCGGGGGTCAAGGTCTTCGCCGAGGACGACCGCGCCATCGAGCCCGGCAGCGACGAGCCCGGCATCGTGGCCCTCCCCGGTGGGGCGGCCGGCTACTTCAAGGACGAGGCCAAGACGGCGGCGACGTTCCGGGTCATCGACGGCGTCCGCTACACGCTCCCGGGCGACTGGGCCACCGTCGCCGCCGACGGCTCGCTCACCCTGCTCGGCCGGGGCTCGCAGTGCATCAACACCGCCGGCGAGAAGGTCTTCCCCGAGGAGGTCGAGGAGGTCTTCAAGGCCCTCCCCGCCGTCGAGGACTGCCTCGTGTTCGGCGTCGCCGACGAGCGCTTCGGCCAGCGGGTGGCGGCCGTGGTCGCCAAGACCGACGACTCCGTCGCCGACGAGGAGCTGGTGGCCGCGGCCCGCTCCCAGCTGGCCTCCTACAAGCTGCCGCGCCGCATCGTCACCGTCGCGACCGTGCCCCGGATGCCGTCGGGCAAGGCCGACTACCCCGCCGCCCGCACCCTCTTCGAGGCGGCGCCGTGA
- the ald gene encoding alanine dehydrogenase: MTHREPLVVGVPTEVKPDEHRVALTPDGVRELNGHGVTVLVQAGAGAGAGIADEAYRRVGAEVVATAEDVWGRAGLVCKVKEPQGAELDLLRDDLVLFTYLHLAAYPEVGDALLAAGTTGIAYETVQTADGALPLLAPMSEVAGRMSVQVGAHFLERHNGGRGVLMGGAPGVRPARVVVLGAGNVGWNAAWMAAGLEAEVDLLDRNVDRLRFIDQIQMGRITTLASNRGQVERAVEEADLVIGAVLVAGGKAPVIVDEDLVRAMRPGSVIVDIAIDQGGCIATSHETTHHDPTFEVHGVIHYAVGNMPGAVPHTSTYALTNVTLPYLAELARDGVAAAVTEDPALALGVNTLGGRVVNEAVAEALGKPHAPLAEALRA; the protein is encoded by the coding sequence GTGACGCACCGGGAGCCGCTGGTCGTGGGCGTGCCGACCGAGGTCAAGCCGGACGAGCACCGCGTGGCCCTCACCCCCGACGGCGTCCGGGAGCTGAACGGTCACGGCGTCACCGTGCTCGTCCAGGCCGGTGCGGGAGCGGGCGCGGGCATCGCCGACGAGGCGTACCGGCGGGTCGGGGCCGAGGTGGTCGCGACGGCCGAGGACGTGTGGGGGCGGGCCGGGCTGGTGTGCAAGGTCAAGGAGCCCCAGGGCGCCGAGCTGGACCTCCTCCGCGACGACCTGGTGCTGTTCACCTACCTGCACCTGGCCGCCTACCCGGAGGTGGGCGACGCCCTCCTCGCCGCCGGCACGACCGGCATCGCCTACGAGACGGTCCAGACCGCCGACGGCGCCCTGCCGCTGCTCGCCCCCATGAGCGAGGTCGCCGGGCGCATGTCGGTGCAGGTCGGCGCCCACTTCCTCGAGCGCCACAACGGCGGGCGGGGCGTCCTCATGGGCGGCGCCCCGGGCGTCCGGCCGGCCCGGGTCGTGGTGCTCGGCGCCGGCAACGTGGGGTGGAACGCGGCCTGGATGGCGGCCGGCCTCGAGGCCGAGGTCGACCTGCTCGACCGCAACGTCGACCGCCTGCGGTTCATCGACCAGATCCAGATGGGCCGGATCACCACCCTGGCGTCGAACCGGGGCCAGGTCGAGCGGGCGGTCGAGGAGGCCGACCTCGTGATCGGCGCCGTCCTCGTCGCCGGCGGGAAGGCCCCCGTCATCGTCGACGAGGACCTGGTCCGGGCCATGCGACCCGGGTCGGTGATCGTCGACATCGCCATCGACCAGGGTGGGTGCATCGCCACCTCGCACGAGACGACGCACCACGATCCGACCTTCGAGGTCCACGGCGTCATCCACTACGCCGTCGGCAACATGCCCGGGGCCGTGCCCCACACGTCGACCTACGCCCTCACCAACGTCACCCTCCCCTACCTGGCCGAGCTGGCCCGCGACGGCGTCGCCGCCGCCGTGACCGAGGACCCGGCCCTCGCCCTCGGCGTGAACACGCTCGGCGGGCGGGTGGTCAACGAGGCCGTGGCCGAGGCGCTCGGCAAGCCGCACGCCCCGCTCGCCGAGGCGCTCCGCGCCTAG
- a CDS encoding SRPBCC family protein yields MTTTTHETTIESDPTVPLVRIVREFDAPVAKVFKAHADPDLFARWIGPDDGRMTIDHHDFRTGGSYRYVHAGEDDEAAFRGTFHEVRPDELIVQTFTYEGMPDGVALEKIWFEDIGDGRTRLTSTSLVDSFEGRDAFVASGMEAGVVQGFARLDAILAEA; encoded by the coding sequence GTGACCACCACCACCCACGAGACCACCATCGAGTCCGACCCCACCGTCCCGCTCGTGCGCATCGTGCGCGAGTTCGACGCCCCCGTGGCCAAGGTCTTCAAGGCCCACGCCGACCCCGACCTGTTCGCCCGCTGGATCGGCCCCGACGACGGCCGCATGACCATCGACCACCACGACTTCCGCACCGGCGGCTCGTACCGGTACGTCCACGCCGGCGAGGACGACGAGGCCGCCTTCCGCGGCACGTTCCACGAGGTCCGGCCCGACGAGCTCATCGTCCAGACGTTCACCTACGAGGGGATGCCCGACGGCGTGGCCCTCGAGAAGATCTGGTTCGAGGACATCGGCGACGGCCGGACCCGCCTGACGTCGACGTCGCTGGTCGACTCCTTCGAGGGGCGCGACGCCTTCGTGGCCAGCGGCATGGAGGCGGGCGTGGTCCAGGGCTTCGCCCGGCTCGACGCGATCCTCGCCGAGGCCTGA
- a CDS encoding pyridoxamine 5'-phosphate oxidase family protein — MGQLSMSPSEREAFLADLHVGVLAVERPDGPPLTAPVWYRFRDGVVELTTETDSLKAKALRSAGRASLCVQREEYPYAYVTVEGPVAFTEATHEQRVAIASRYLGPEGGEAYVASTGDGGDDTALVLTPETWRTVDYSKL, encoded by the coding sequence ATGGGCCAGCTGTCGATGTCCCCGTCCGAGCGCGAGGCCTTCCTCGCCGACCTGCACGTGGGGGTGCTCGCCGTCGAACGCCCCGACGGCCCCCCGTTGACGGCACCGGTCTGGTACCGGTTCCGGGACGGGGTGGTCGAGCTCACGACCGAGACCGACAGCCTGAAGGCCAAGGCTCTCCGGTCCGCCGGTCGGGCCTCGCTCTGCGTCCAGCGGGAGGAGTACCCCTACGCCTACGTCACCGTCGAGGGCCCGGTCGCCTTCACCGAGGCGACCCACGAGCAGCGGGTGGCCATCGCCTCGCGGTACCTCGGCCCCGAGGGGGGCGAGGCGTACGTCGCCTCCACCGGTGACGGGGGCGACGACACCGCCCTGGTCCTCACGCCCGAGACCTGGCGCACGGTCGACTACTCCAAGCTGTGA
- a CDS encoding sigma-70 family RNA polymerase sigma factor gives MDEQDQLAARFEADRAHLRAVAYRMLGSVTEAEDAVQEAWFRLSRSDTSEVTNLTGWLTTVVSRVCLDALRARRARPEQALTERMPDPVVNRLDPDDQGDPAHEAVLADGVGLALLVVLDSLAPPERLAYVLHDMFGLPFDEIAPMVDRTPAATRQLASRARRRIQGRPVAPVGAISEQRAVVEAFLAASRDGDFDRLVALLDPDVVLRADRGAGALHVVEGSETVASEALLFRRSAGPEVRAETALVNGAVGIVASRDGAPLSVLSFLVVDGRIASIDILAHRERLATLDLAGLA, from the coding sequence ATGGACGAGCAGGACCAGCTGGCCGCCCGCTTCGAGGCCGATCGGGCCCACCTGCGGGCCGTCGCCTACCGCATGCTCGGCTCGGTCACCGAGGCCGAGGACGCCGTGCAGGAGGCGTGGTTCCGGCTGAGCCGGAGCGACACGTCCGAGGTCACCAACCTCACCGGCTGGCTGACGACCGTCGTCAGCCGGGTCTGCCTCGACGCCCTGCGCGCCCGCCGGGCCCGGCCGGAGCAGGCCCTGACCGAGCGGATGCCCGACCCGGTCGTCAACCGGTTGGACCCCGACGACCAGGGTGACCCGGCCCACGAGGCGGTGCTCGCCGACGGGGTCGGGCTCGCCCTGCTGGTCGTGCTCGACTCCCTGGCGCCGCCCGAGCGGCTCGCCTACGTCCTGCACGACATGTTCGGCCTGCCCTTCGACGAGATCGCCCCGATGGTCGACCGGACACCGGCCGCGACCCGGCAGCTGGCCAGCCGGGCCCGACGCCGCATCCAGGGTCGACCGGTGGCGCCCGTGGGGGCGATCAGCGAGCAACGTGCGGTGGTCGAGGCCTTCCTCGCCGCCTCTCGCGACGGGGACTTCGACCGGCTCGTCGCCCTGCTGGACCCCGACGTGGTCCTGCGGGCCGATCGCGGTGCCGGTGCGCTGCACGTGGTGGAGGGGTCCGAGACGGTGGCGAGCGAGGCCCTGCTGTTCCGCAGGAGCGCGGGCCCCGAGGTGCGGGCCGAGACGGCGCTGGTCAACGGTGCCGTCGGGATCGTCGCCTCCCGGGACGGGGCGCCGCTCTCCGTGCTGTCCTTCCTCGTGGTGGACGGCCGCATCGCGTCGATCGACATCCTCGCCCACAGGGAGCGCCTGGCGACCCTGGACCTCGCCGGTCTGGCCTAG
- a CDS encoding helix-turn-helix transcriptional regulator gives MSADPLDRVFSALADPTRRDIVARLADGDATVNELAAPYDVTVQAVSKHLKVLEDAGLVSRTREAQRRPVHLEAEVFDLMTKWIERYRRQAEERYRRLDDVLRSMPDDETSPETTH, from the coding sequence GTGAGCGCAGACCCGCTCGACCGGGTGTTCTCGGCCCTCGCCGATCCCACCCGACGCGACATCGTGGCCCGGCTCGCCGACGGCGACGCCACGGTCAACGAGCTGGCCGCCCCCTACGACGTGACCGTCCAGGCGGTGTCCAAGCACCTCAAGGTGCTCGAGGACGCCGGCCTGGTGAGCCGGACGCGGGAGGCCCAGCGCCGCCCCGTCCACCTCGAGGCGGAGGTGTTCGACCTGATGACCAAGTGGATCGAGCGCTACCGCCGCCAGGCCGAGGAGCGGTACCGCCGCCTCGACGACGTCCTCCGGTCCATGCCGGACGACGAGACATCCCCCGAGACAACCCACTGA
- a CDS encoding carboxymuconolactone decarboxylase family protein: MTSFVGTASDSEGARRLYEEDLAGDGYVMNLTRVWAHAPDLLDGVGAALARAAEVGGLTFRQRGVLVSAAASTLGDAYCALAWGTRLAGEVGPDAAAGVLAGDDTGLDASDAALARWARRVARDPNGATVADVAELREAGFDETQIVAITVFVALRLAFSTVNDALGAQPDAELVAAAPAEVRAAVSFGRSPD, from the coding sequence ATGACGAGCTTCGTGGGCACGGCGTCGGACAGCGAGGGCGCGCGGCGCCTCTACGAGGAGGACCTCGCGGGCGACGGGTACGTGATGAACCTCACCCGGGTGTGGGCCCATGCCCCCGACCTGCTGGACGGCGTGGGTGCCGCCCTCGCCCGGGCGGCGGAGGTCGGCGGGCTGACCTTCCGCCAGCGCGGCGTGCTGGTGTCGGCCGCGGCGTCGACGCTGGGCGACGCGTACTGCGCCCTCGCCTGGGGCACGCGGCTCGCCGGCGAGGTGGGCCCGGACGCGGCGGCAGGGGTGCTCGCCGGCGACGACACCGGTCTCGACGCGAGCGACGCGGCGCTGGCCCGTTGGGCCCGTCGCGTCGCCCGCGACCCGAACGGCGCCACCGTCGCCGACGTCGCGGAGCTCCGGGAGGCCGGCTTCGACGAGACCCAGATCGTCGCCATCACCGTCTTCGTCGCCCTGCGGCTGGCCTTCTCGACGGTCAACGACGCCCTGGGCGCCCAGCCCGACGCCGAGCTGGTCGCTGCCGCCCCCGCCGAGGTCCGGGCCGCGGTGTCGTTCGGTCGCAGCCCGGACTAG
- a CDS encoding crotonase/enoyl-CoA hydratase family protein, protein MSDTRLTYADDGAVATIALDDGRANVLSPAMQADIGAALDRAESAGAAVLLTGRPGRFSGGFDLAVMAQGGTAAADMVIGGFELAHRLLSFPRPVVVACTGHAIAMGAFLLTAADVRIGIAEGAHRIQANEVQIGMTLPRAAIEVCRGVLSPAGLRSALDLATPFDHGAAVGVGFLDEVVPEPDLAARARQVAGRAAGLDAVAHRRTKLRTRAPLLDALRAAIDADRTELAALLAATG, encoded by the coding sequence ATGAGCGACACCAGGCTGACCTATGCGGACGACGGGGCGGTGGCGACCATCGCGCTCGACGACGGGCGGGCCAACGTGCTCTCGCCGGCGATGCAGGCCGACATCGGCGCCGCCCTGGACCGGGCCGAGTCCGCCGGTGCCGCCGTCCTCCTCACCGGCCGCCCCGGGCGGTTCTCCGGCGGGTTCGACCTCGCCGTGATGGCCCAGGGCGGGACGGCGGCGGCCGACATGGTCATCGGCGGCTTCGAGCTGGCCCACCGGCTCCTGTCCTTCCCCCGGCCCGTGGTCGTCGCCTGCACCGGCCACGCCATCGCCATGGGGGCCTTCCTGCTGACCGCCGCCGATGTGCGCATCGGCATCGCGGAGGGGGCGCACCGCATCCAGGCCAACGAGGTGCAGATCGGCATGACCCTGCCCCGCGCCGCCATCGAGGTCTGCCGGGGCGTGCTCTCCCCCGCCGGGCTCCGCTCCGCCCTCGACCTGGCGACGCCGTTCGACCACGGGGCCGCCGTCGGCGTCGGGTTCCTCGACGAGGTCGTGCCCGAGCCCGACCTGGCGGCCCGGGCCCGCCAGGTCGCCGGGCGGGCGGCCGGGCTCGACGCCGTCGCCCACCGACGCACCAAGCTCCGGACCCGGGCCCCGCTCCTCGACGCCCTGCGCGCCGCCATCGACGCCGACCGGACCGAGCTCGCCGCCCTCCTCGCCGCGACCGGCTGA
- a CDS encoding PaaI family thioesterase, with translation MDPVTAPPAPLPPAGLVPWDHPSPLVDALGGFLLHPDDPHRAGFRVEGPKVNARGLLHAGTVATIADVVIGHAVAGVSDPPTPLVTVHLSCDLIGSARQGDWVDVTVGATRLGRRLGSGTATMTAGGRDLARVSALFLPV, from the coding sequence GTGGACCCCGTCACCGCTCCCCCGGCCCCCCTCCCGCCCGCCGGCCTGGTGCCGTGGGACCACCCCAGCCCGCTCGTCGACGCCCTCGGCGGCTTCCTGCTCCACCCCGACGACCCTCATCGCGCCGGGTTCCGGGTCGAGGGGCCCAAGGTGAACGCCCGTGGTCTCCTCCACGCCGGGACCGTGGCGACCATCGCCGACGTGGTGATCGGACACGCCGTGGCCGGGGTGTCGGACCCACCGACCCCGCTGGTGACGGTCCACCTGTCGTGCGACCTGATCGGCTCGGCCCGCCAGGGCGACTGGGTCGACGTCACCGTCGGCGCCACCCGGCTGGGGCGGCGCCTCGGGTCGGGCACGGCGACGATGACGGCGGGCGGTCGGGACCTGGCCCGGGTGAGCGCCCTGTTCCTCCCCGTCTGA
- a CDS encoding zinc-binding alcohol dehydrogenase family protein has protein sequence MRAAVYDETGPPEVLHLAEVPDPVLTPKGVLIRVEAISIEGGDTLNRLGGEMPARPHIVGYQCGGTIEAVGAAVTDREVGQQVVATMAHGSHAELVAVPARATWPVPAGLALVEAACVPIAFGTADDCLFEMGHLGEGETVLVQAGAGGVGLAAVQLAARAGATVLATASSDDRLARLADYGVDHGINYRDDDLVAAVRRLTDGRGVDLVVDSVGTTLADSVRSLAYRGRISYVGNAGRDPRPLDVSALMAGNQSIHGVFLGAELAAGRRAHDNIARLLDLVAAGEVRVVVDSTFPLAEAAAAHAHVESRQAFGRVVLVP, from the coding sequence ATGCGCGCCGCCGTCTACGACGAGACCGGACCCCCCGAGGTCCTCCACCTGGCCGAGGTCCCCGACCCCGTGCTCACGCCGAAGGGCGTGCTCATCCGGGTCGAGGCCATCAGCATCGAAGGGGGCGACACGCTCAACCGGCTGGGCGGGGAGATGCCGGCCCGCCCCCACATCGTGGGCTACCAGTGCGGCGGGACGATCGAGGCCGTCGGCGCCGCCGTCACCGACCGCGAGGTCGGCCAGCAGGTCGTGGCCACCATGGCCCACGGCTCCCACGCCGAGCTGGTCGCCGTCCCGGCTCGCGCCACCTGGCCCGTGCCCGCCGGCCTCGCCCTCGTCGAGGCGGCGTGCGTCCCCATCGCCTTCGGCACGGCCGACGACTGCCTCTTCGAGATGGGCCACCTGGGCGAGGGCGAGACGGTCCTGGTGCAGGCGGGCGCCGGCGGGGTCGGCCTGGCCGCCGTCCAGCTGGCGGCCCGCGCCGGGGCGACCGTGCTGGCCACGGCGTCGAGCGACGACCGCCTGGCCCGCCTGGCCGACTACGGCGTCGACCACGGCATCAACTACCGCGACGACGACCTCGTCGCCGCCGTGCGCCGCCTGACCGACGGGCGCGGCGTCGACCTCGTGGTCGACTCGGTGGGCACGACGCTGGCCGACAGCGTGCGGTCCCTCGCCTACCGGGGCCGGATCTCCTACGTCGGCAACGCCGGTCGCGACCCGCGCCCGCTCGACGTCTCCGCCCTCATGGCCGGGAACCAGTCGATCCACGGCGTGTTCCTCGGCGCCGAGCTGGCCGCCGGCCGGCGCGCCCACGACAACATCGCCCGCCTGCTCGACCTCGTCGCTGCCGGTGAGGTTCGCGTCGTCGTCGACAGCACGTTCCCCTTGGCGGAGGCGGCGGCGGCCCACGCCCACGTCGAGTCCCGCCAGGCCTTCGGACGGGTGGTCCTCGTCCCCTAG
- a CDS encoding serine hydrolase codes for MPAVPTTLTDHGFDRDRLGRLDAVLHRYVDDGKIPGVQTLVSRRGELVHRDLYGCTDVETGAPVAADTLYRIYSMTKPLTSVALMMLFEEGAFLLENPVTRWLPELADLRVWVGGTADAPETRPLETPLTVHHMLTHTSGLTYGFQMAHPVDELYRRAELGTFGVPDYDLDEGLARLGQQPLLFEPGTRWNYSMSTDVCGALVERISGVALDEFLRTRILEPLGMVDTGFAAPEADVDRCSVLYACTPTTAMVPIAPAAAMAQPPTFLSGGGGLVSTADDYLRFCHLLVGGGTLDGVRLLSPRTLRLMASNHLVDGRTLNQMGQTTFSEVAMDGTGFGLGFSVLVDPPATKTLGSAGLYGWGGAASTAFWIDPVEELAVVFMTQLLPSTTYPLRRHLQAGVYQALVD; via the coding sequence ATGCCCGCCGTGCCGACCACCCTCACCGACCACGGCTTCGACCGCGACCGCCTCGGCCGCCTCGACGCCGTCCTCCACCGCTACGTCGACGACGGGAAGATCCCGGGCGTCCAGACCCTCGTGAGCCGACGGGGGGAGCTGGTGCACCGCGACCTCTACGGCTGCACCGACGTCGAGACCGGCGCCCCGGTCGCCGCCGACACCCTGTACCGCATCTACTCGATGACGAAGCCGCTGACGTCGGTCGCCCTGATGATGCTGTTCGAGGAGGGGGCCTTCCTCCTGGAGAACCCGGTGACCCGCTGGTTGCCGGAGCTGGCCGACCTGCGCGTCTGGGTCGGGGGCACCGCCGACGCCCCCGAGACCCGCCCGCTCGAGACGCCCCTCACCGTCCACCACATGCTCACCCACACCTCGGGCCTGACCTACGGGTTCCAGATGGCCCACCCGGTCGACGAGCTGTACCGGCGGGCCGAGCTCGGCACCTTCGGCGTGCCCGACTACGACCTCGACGAGGGCCTCGCCCGCCTGGGCCAGCAGCCGCTGCTGTTCGAGCCCGGGACGCGCTGGAACTACTCGATGTCGACCGACGTGTGCGGCGCCCTGGTCGAGCGGATCAGCGGCGTCGCCCTGGACGAGTTCCTCCGCACCCGGATCCTCGAGCCCCTGGGCATGGTCGACACCGGGTTCGCGGCGCCCGAGGCCGACGTCGACCGGTGCTCGGTCCTGTACGCCTGCACCCCCACCACCGCGATGGTCCCGATCGCCCCGGCCGCGGCCATGGCCCAGCCCCCGACGTTCCTCTCGGGCGGGGGCGGGCTCGTCAGCACCGCCGACGACTACCTGCGCTTCTGCCACCTCCTCGTCGGCGGCGGCACCCTCGACGGGGTCCGGCTCCTGTCACCCCGCACCCTGCGCCTGATGGCCAGCAACCACCTCGTCGACGGCCGGACCCTCAACCAGATGGGCCAGACCACGTTCTCGGAGGTGGCCATGGACGGGACCGGCTTCGGGCTGGGCTTCTCCGTGCTGGTGGACCCGCCCGCGACCAAGACCCTCGGCTCGGCCGGCCTGTACGGCTGGGGCGGCGCCGCCAGCACCGCGTTCTGGATCGACCCGGTCGAGGAGCTGGCGGTCGTGTTCATGACCCAGCTGCTGCCGTCGACCACCTACCCGCTCCGCCGGCACCTCCAGGCGGGCGTGTACCAGGCCCTGGTCGACTAG
- a CDS encoding TetR/AcrR family transcriptional regulator, with translation MPPAKQRTPALRDHLLRVAVDVLAREGVAGFTTRRVARAASTSPPAVYELFGDKAGLVRAVFFEGFRVLRAHLEAVPATEDPVADLTALALALRRFVADNPTIAEVMFSRPFADFDPTPDESEAGAGVRRLVVSTVRRATSTGALRGDPTDIAHGLLALALGLAAAEQAGRLGTSAASRDRRWATSLRALLTGYAAPA, from the coding sequence GTGCCCCCGGCCAAGCAGCGCACGCCCGCCCTGCGGGACCACCTCCTGCGCGTCGCCGTCGACGTGCTGGCCCGGGAGGGGGTCGCCGGGTTCACCACCCGGCGGGTCGCCCGCGCCGCGTCGACGTCCCCACCCGCCGTCTACGAGCTCTTCGGCGACAAGGCCGGGCTCGTCCGCGCCGTGTTCTTCGAGGGGTTCCGGGTCCTGCGCGCCCACCTCGAGGCGGTGCCCGCCACCGAGGACCCGGTCGCCGACCTCACCGCCCTGGCCCTCGCCCTCCGGCGGTTCGTCGCCGACAACCCGACGATCGCCGAGGTGATGTTCTCGCGGCCCTTCGCCGACTTCGACCCCACCCCCGACGAGAGCGAGGCCGGCGCCGGCGTCCGGCGCCTCGTCGTCAGCACCGTGCGCCGGGCCACGTCGACCGGTGCCCTCCGGGGCGACCCCACCGACATCGCCCACGGCCTCCTCGCCCTGGCCCTCGGGCTGGCGGCGGCGGAGCAGGCCGGCCGGCTCGGCACCTCGGCGGCCTCCCGGGACCGGAGGTGGGCCACCTCCCTGCGCGCCCTCCTCACCGGCTACGCCGCCCCCGCCTGA
- a CDS encoding nitroreductase family deazaflavin-dependent oxidoreductase, whose translation MSDSGPGDFNQRIIEEFRANDGVVGGPFEGAPLLLLHSTGARSGAERVTPVVYRADGDRWVIFASKAGAPDNPDWFHNLRAHPEASIEVGTETVPVTATVAEGEEHDRLWEAQKQDMPGFADYEAKTTRRIPVVVLTRR comes from the coding sequence ATGAGCGACAGCGGTCCCGGCGACTTCAACCAGAGGATCATCGAGGAGTTCCGGGCCAACGACGGAGTGGTCGGCGGCCCGTTCGAGGGCGCCCCCCTGCTCCTCCTCCACAGCACCGGGGCCCGCTCCGGCGCCGAGCGGGTGACGCCGGTCGTGTACCGGGCCGACGGTGACCGGTGGGTGATCTTCGCCTCCAAGGCCGGGGCGCCCGACAACCCGGACTGGTTCCACAACCTGAGGGCCCACCCGGAGGCGAGCATCGAGGTCGGGACCGAGACGGTTCCGGTGACGGCGACGGTGGCCGAGGGCGAGGAGCACGACCGGCTCTGGGAGGCCCAGAAGCAGGACATGCCCGGCTTCGCCGACTACGAGGCCAAGACCACCCGGCGCATCCCCGTGGTCGTGCTCACCCGCCGCTGA